DNA from Gemmatimonadaceae bacterium:
GAGGTCGAGCCGCGCCTTGATGCGAAGCTGCAGCTCCGGCTCGCGCTGCGAGCCGGTGGTGTCGACCACGACGGGGTTGTTCTGCGTTCCCGCCTGCGTCAGCACGAGGTGCCCGAGGTCGGCGAGCATCGACACGCGGGTCTGCAGGTCGCGCAGCACGGCGGCGCGGCGCGCCGTCCAGAGCGCCACCGCAAAGGCCAGCATCGTCCCGAACAGCGCGAGCGCGTAGGCCGCGGTGACCCGGGACCGGATCGAGGACACGGGCGCCTACGCCTTGACCACGTAGCCGACGCCGCGCACGGTCGCAATCAGCTTCTTCTCGCTCGCCGAGTCGACCTTCTTGCGCAGATGGTTGATCACGACGTCCACGATGTTCGTGCCGGGATCGAAGTGGTAGCCCCAGGCGTACTCGGTGATCAGCGTCCGGCTCATCACCCGTCCTGCATGCCGCATGAGGTACTCGAGCACGAGGAACTCCTTCGGCGTCAGCTCGATCAGCTTGCCGTCGCGCCGCACCTCGCGCGCGTCCAGGTCGAGCGTGAGCCCGCCCACCTTCAGGACGGGCGTCGCGAGGGCGCGCGGCCGGCGCGCGAGGGCCTCGACGCGGGCGAGCAATTCCTCGAACGCGAACGGTTTCGTCACGTAGTCGTCGGCGCCGGCGCGCAGCGTCGTCACCTTGGCGTCGACGGCATCCTGCGCCGTGAGCACCAGCACGGGTCGCTCGAAGCCCCACGACCGCAGGTCGCGCAGGACGTCGAGCCCCTGCTTGCCGGGCAGCCGCATGTCGAGCACGAGCAGGTCATACGGCTGCGAGCGCGCCAGCCGCTCCCCCTCGAGGCCGTCCGCCACGAGATCGACGCTCCAACGTTGCTCTTCGAGCCCGCGCTTCACGAATTGGCCAACCGTCGGGTCGTCCTCGATCACCAGCACTTTCATCTATGGTCGCGCCCCCGGGCGCTGGAAGCCGTATTCGCGAATCTTCCTGTACAGCGTCTTCGCCGAGATGCCGAGCAGCTCTGCCGCATGCCCCTGG
Protein-coding regions in this window:
- a CDS encoding response regulator transcription factor, which codes for MKVLVIEDDPTVGQFVKRGLEEQRWSVDLVADGLEGERLARSQPYDLLVLDMRLPGKQGLDVLRDLRSWGFERPVLVLTAQDAVDAKVTTLRAGADDYVTKPFAFEELLARVEALARRPRALATPVLKVGGLTLDLDAREVRRDGKLIELTPKEFLVLEYLMRHAGRVMSRTLITEYAWGYHFDPGTNIVDVVINHLRKKVDSASEKKLIATVRGVGYVVKA